A genomic segment from Zonotrichia albicollis isolate bZonAlb1 chromosome 19, bZonAlb1.hap1, whole genome shotgun sequence encodes:
- the LOC102074124 gene encoding uncharacterized protein LOC102074124, translating into MEKSPPAMSEAWEGDSSSQGSNSSQVVSFYDTTTMQPLQLDASWLPIYEESEDAVDFILAFVSSLDKDTHKFTFLKSTYVVCKTALKRGLTRGLDLFCQTCEVVENIKDLLDKEPRDRLSSKIRYLAMITIEELSLVENVLEGKTKILLSACFSSVLLLPSEREMPHQNTALYIKTLKAMDTMLRTVVLSFPASSVSKELQDIFEMLLEYTRFEREAVRERAMGRIAVLTNLLSNYSTLKPSVNFGRDSSGPVHPEDISFPAMGRLVGRLILFRYSGEQTSYTAFHALFSLAEFLYKSRPRDGSDVFSWEAVTTSSLCYLSIIDCTQAFGRYLHSSERTDVVLEAIEAMKDPSILNKDVPCSILDVVMEDTDFWVTDVPKTVKCIFENLLYATTEAGCVKVESLFLLMTTQYPSAVVISLCEMALQGDSTLQELCDTLSSKPDILDKFLAEFATLHRNQWCNPPREGTRASHRASSLGQVDLEELGEEPNVWSNQGNPDVMTAFLMLEVLLGLSERMEMGKKIEAFLPSMMKILEVGSEDEKLKIIEVFRNVLSQLKKSKASSIAVALVGKILPLFDSVRLIALSWLEQSLLPESVRLRELSLWLLRDLVRSVARRDEKKMRKQVQSALIPLLFRVNDQVPSVAKASREALFAAAELLKWKQLKHLLQKERMWELAECLIKKRRSRVEKFMYQSLPYLRDPQSPVRLAAVRFIGCATRHMRDQDMETQAHILTALQPLERDKDISISSLAAHTGLLLRAPRVQRRSWVILHTLCCWCR; encoded by the exons ATGGAGAAGAGCCCTCCTGCCATGAGCGAGGCCTGGGAGGGGGACAGCTCCTCCCAGGGGAGCAACTCTTCACAAGTGGTGTCTTTCTACGACACAACCACGATGCAGCCTCTGCAGCTTG ATGCCAGCTGGTTGCCCATATACGAAGAATCAGAAGACGCAGTGGATTTCATCCTGGCCTTTGTCAGCAGCCTTGACAAG GACACCCACAAGTTCACATTTCTGAAGAGCACCTACGTTGTGTGCAAAACTGCCTTGAAACGGGGCTTGACCAGGGGCCTGGATTTATTCTGTCAAACGTGTGAAGTGGTTGAGAATATCAAG GACCTCCTGGACAAAGAGCCAAGGGACCGTCTGTCGTCCAAGATCCGCTACCTGGCCATGATTACCATTGAAGAATTAAG CTTGGTGGAGAATGTGCTGGAGGGCAAAACCAAAATCCTCCTGTCTGCATGTTTCTCAAGtgtcctcctgctcccctcagAAAGGGAAATGCCACACCAGAACACTGCCCTCTACATCAAG aCGCTGAAAGCCATGGACACAATGCTGAGGACAGTGGTGCTCAGCTTTCCTGCTTCCAGCgtcagcaaggagctgcaggacaTCTTTGAG ATGCTGCTGGAGTACACCAGGTTTGAGAGGGAAGCTGTGCGGGAGAGGGCTATGGGGAGGATTGCTGTCCTGACCAATCTGCTGTCTAACTATTCCACTCTGAAG CCCTCTGTCAACTTTGGAAGAGACAGTTCTGGACCTGTGCACCCTGAGGACATCTCATTCCCAGCCATGGGAAGGCTGGTGGGACGTCTCATTCTCTTCCGATATTCCGGGGAACAAACAAGCTACACAGCTTTCCACGCTCTGTTTTCCCTTGCTGAATTCCTCT ACAAGTCAAGACCAAGGGATGGGTCAGATGTATTCTCTTGGGAAGCTGTGACCACCTCCTCACTGTGTTACCTGAGCATTATAGACTGTACCCAG gcCTTTGGAAGATACCTCCACTCCAGTGAGAGGACAGATGTCGTCCTCGAGGCCATCGAGGCCATGAAAGATCCCAGCATCCTTAACAAGGATGTGCCCTGCAGTATACTGGATGTGGTCATGGAAGACACAGACTTCTGGGTGACAGAT GTGCCCAAGACAGTGAAGTGCATTTTTGAGAACCTGCTATACGCCACCACAGAGGCAGGCTGTGTCAAAGTGGAGTCACTGTTTCTCCTGATGACCACCCAGTACCCCTCGGCCGTGGTCATCAGCCTGTGTGAGATGGCTCTTCAGGGAGACAG CACTTtgcaggagctgtgtgacaCTCTGTCCTCCAAGCCTGACATTCTGGACAAGTTCCTAGCAGAGTTTGCTACCTTGCACCGGAACCAGTGGTGCAACCCTCCCAGAGAAGGCACCCGCGCCTCTCACAGAGCT TCATCCCTGGGGCAGGTTGACTTGGAGGAGTTGGGTGAGGAGCCCAACGTCTGGAGCAATCAGGGAAATCCCGATGTGATGACGGCCTTTCTGATGCTGGAAGTCCTCCTTGGGCTGTCAGAGAGAATGGAGATG ggaaaaaaaattgaagccTTCCTGCCAAGCATGATGAAGATACTGGAAGTTGGCAGTGAAGATGAGAAGCTGAAGATAATTGAGGTCTTTCGAAATGTCCTGAGTCAGCTGAAGAAGTCAAAGGCCAGCTCCATCGCTGTGGCACTGGTGGGGAAgatcctgccgctctttgactcGGTGAGGCTGAT AGCCCTCAGTTGGCTGGAGCAGTCTCTCCTGCCA GAGAGTGTGCGGCTGCGAGAGCTCTCCCTCTGGCTCCTCAGAGACCTGGTGAGGTCTGTGGCGAGGAGGGATGAGAAGAAGATGAGGAAGCAGGTGCAGAGTGCCCTGATCCCACTGCTCTTCCGTGTGAATGACCAGGTCCCCAGTGTGGCCAAG GCATCCAGGGAAGCCCtttttgctgctgcagagcttctCAAATGGAAGCAGCTCAAGCACCTGCTGCAGAAAGAGCGGATGTGGGAGCTTGCAGAATGCTTG AtaaagaagaggaggagcagggttGAAAAGTTCATGTACCAGAGCCTGCCCTACCTGAGGGACCCTCAGTCCCCTGTGCGCCTGGCAGCCGTCAGGTTCATCG ggtgcGCCACGAGGCACATGAGGGACCAGGACATGGAGACCCAGGCTCACATCCTCACTG CCCTTCAGCCCTTGGAGAGAGACAAGGACATCTCAATCAGCTCCCTGGCAGCCCACACAGGCTTGCTCCTGAGAGCTCCAAGGGTGCAGAGAAGATCGTGGGTCATTCTACACACACTGTGCTGCTGGTGTCGGtga